The proteins below come from a single Stomoxys calcitrans chromosome 1, idStoCalc2.1, whole genome shotgun sequence genomic window:
- the LOC106094768 gene encoding dual specificity protein phosphatase 19, with translation MSLLDALQAKRSKLKSCQTIVTNAAGERFMENTSTQEMQKLVTDKTYGFVVDTKPDYKPACILEDFLYLGSQDAVTLENIEQYQLTHILSMGIECPLQDLPKNINNLFLACLDLPEASLKDVIFKEAFDFLESARLLEAGRVLVHCNAGVSRSASVVIAYLMRYSDMDFEKAFKHVKSRRECIQPNAGFMRQLREFEQVD, from the coding sequence ATGAGTTTGCTTGACGCTTTGCAAGCAAAACGTTCCAAGTTAAAAAGTTGCCAGACCATAGTTACCAATGCCGCTGGTGAGCGTTTTATGGAAAATACCTCAACTCAAGAAATGCAGAAGTTGGTCACAGACAAAACCTATGGCTTTGTGGTAGATACTAAACCCGACTATAAGCCAGCGTGtattttggaagattttttatatttagggtCACAAGATGCTGTTACTTTAGAGAATATCGAACAATATCAACTAACTCATATTTTAAGTATGGGAATAGAATGCCCTTTGCAAGACTTACCCAAAAATATTAACAATCTATTTTTAGCCTGTTTAGATTTGCCAGAAGCCTCCTTGAAAGATGTAATTTTCAAGGAGGCATTTGATTTTCTCGAAAGCGCTCGTCTGCTGGAAGCTGGTCGCGTATTGGTTCATTGCAATGCTGGAGTCTCCAGATCAGCTAGTGTGGTTATAGCATATCTTATGAGATATAGTGATATGGATTTTGAAAAAGCTTTCAAACATGTAAAATCTCGTAGGGAATGCATACAACCCAATGCAGGATTTATGAGGCAATTAAGGGAGTTTGAGCAGGTTGATTAA
- the LOC131994138 gene encoding DC-STAMP domain-containing protein 2, which produces MAAEKETGPPTNNQSYKETFFGRIFQRILESGIPITKALNYILAGYVLGTAITILWYKFMTNSQLNTGRWSCLVILGLIVILLAYNKDVRCVATLSLPILCSSKGRSVIIALAFFLAATGPTVNMFHNIDVMVSSLSCGQMQLKEALGEMLDTLKKPLVSIKEAIQNAVQDLGNVLRKVQEVMLNIQALITAILSVMKNAFGWLRNIVSMCNKEFGTPYERCLNISRNAIEDCEIKLGPVKGLCQVTHIFSMLCYPSKIVDAICVLVAFANETIIDTVMKKLKSFNAEVRKLFDVSINFDHDFYFKTTSSKELSEIRRDIMRDIRKRLNTFVLIFGWLDVIGLLMFVLIVLKALYFRLKYIHNPGYQNTYISKEFLEIDDNRRSLNMETAMPLTFMEKLKYPRLSDCLLTRQEWLTMARSGVFLTISSIQLFCICFADYSLFWILAMISYYGHKELGFTVPPYITVEVEGGGLVGEIFGGIVHAFEPIAQNFTMDPRTCLPMPRKPNYGKFKLIVMLSLLSWIFLFCQPYGLRLRHIIMRLYYPHVARQRAIWLYNRILMKRMSFFKLARRKARIKFTKNKEGDDFTFLDWLRARTEKNRLWRWLLGDRNANKCLLCTTPLNDISRVSCETIGCKALYCRNCYQESNNICCICHNPMEYGDFSDISEVEDSSDDPDAMHIDETDDECLIKKWNEFIE; this is translated from the exons ATGGCAGCGGAAAAAGAAACTGGACCGCCAACCAATAACCAATCCTACAAAGAAACCTTCTTTGGTCGAATTTTCCAAAGAATCCTTGAAAGTGGCATACCCATAACAAAGGCTCTAAATTACATTCTGGCAGGATATGTACTAGGAACTGCAATAACAATTCTATGGTACAAATTCATGACAAATTCTCAACTGAATACCGGGCGTTGGTCATGTTTGGTGATACTGGGCCTTATAGTCATATTGCTGGCCTACAACAAAGATGTCAG gtGTGTGGCCACCCTTTCCCTGCCCATTTTATGCAGTTCCAAGGGTCGTTCGGTTATTATTGCCTTGGCATTTTTTCTGGCCGCCACTGGCCCCACCGTTAATATGTTTCACAACATTGATGTTATGGTTTCCAGTTTGAGCTGTGGTCAAATGCAATTAAAAGAGGCCTTAGGCGAAATGTTGGATACTCTAAAAAAGCCTTTGGTATCCATTAAAGAGGCCATACAAAATGCTGTTCAAGATTTGGGAAATGTTTTAAGAAAAGTTCAGGAAGTGATGCTTAATATTCAAGCTTTGATAACTGCGATAT TGTCCGTTATGAAAAATGCCTTTGGCTGGCTGCGAAATATTGTCAGCATGTGCAATAAAGAATTTGGAACACCCTATGAACGTTGCCTGAACATCTCCCGCAATGCCATAGAGGATTGTGAAATAAAACTGGGTCCTGTGAAGGGCTTGTGTCAAGTCACTCACATATTTTCCATGCTTTGTTATCCTTCGAAAATTGTTGACGCCATTTGTGTTCTGGTGGCCTTTGCAAACGAAACCATCATAGACACTGTCATGAAAA AACTGAAATCATTCAATGCTGAAGTTAGAAAACTTTTTGATGTTTCGATAAACTTTGATCATGATTTTTACTTCAAGACCACCTCTTCTAAGGAACTGAGTGAAATAAGAAGAGACATTATGAGGGATATACGCAAACGTTTGAAtacatttgttttgatttttggcTGGTTGGATGTTATCGGTCTTTTGATGTTTGTGCTCATCGTATTGAA AGCTTTGTATTTTCGCTTAAAGTATATCCACAATCCCGGCTATCAAAATACCTACATCTCCAAGGAGTTTCTGGAAATCGATGATAACCGAAGGAGTCTAAATATGGAAACTGCAATGCCCTTAACCTTTATGGAGAAGTTGAAATATCCACGT TTGTCCGATTGTCTGCTCACCCGCCAGGAATGGCTGACAATGGCACGTTCGGGTGTATTTTTGACTATATCAAGCATACAATTGTTTTGTATATGCTTTGCAGATTATAGCCTTTTTTGGATATTAGCCATGATTTCGTATTACGGACATAAGGAATTGGGTTTTACag TTCCCCCTTACATCACTGTTGAGGTAGAGGGTGGTGGACTTGTTGGTGAAATCTTTGGCGGCATAGTTCATGCCTTTGAGCCGATAGCCCAGAATTTCACAATGGATCCGCGCACATGTTTGCCAATGCCTCGAAAACCCAATTatggaaaattcaaattgattGTCATGCTGAGCCTGCTGTCctggatttttttattttgtcaacCGTATGGTCTACGATTGCGACATATCATAATGCGTCTATATTATCCGCATGTAGCTAGACAAAGGGCTATATGGCTGTACAATCGCATTCTAATGAAGAGGA tgAGTTTCTTTAAATTGGCTCGTCGCAAGGCTCGaataaaatttaccaaaaataaaGAAGGGGACGATTTTACATTCCTCGATTGGCTCAGAGCTAGAACGGAGAA GAATCGTTTATGGCGATGGCTTTTGGGCGATCGTAACGCGAATAAATGTTTGCTTTGCACCACACCTTTAAATGA CATATCACGGGTAAGTTGTGAAACCATTGGCTGCAAAGCTTTGTATTGTAGGAATTGTTATCAAGAATCGAATAATATTTGCTGTATTTGTCACAATCCCATGGAATATGGAGATTTTAGTGATATATCTGAAGTTGA AGATTCTTCAGATGATCCTGATGCCATGCATATCGATGAAACCGATGATGAATGTTTAATTAAGAAATGGAATGAATTTATTGAATAA